Sequence from the Rutidosis leptorrhynchoides isolate AG116_Rl617_1_P2 chromosome 3, CSIRO_AGI_Rlap_v1, whole genome shotgun sequence genome:
GTTTATAAAGTCTGCAAATGCATTGGCAAATTCTGCTGCTCAAGGTGTTGCACAAGATGGATCTTCATTTAAGGATTTGAACAGGCTCATCAAAGACATAAAGTCGATTTAGGTCCTAAAAATCATAGTCCAATCCAAAATTTGGGTTGTTTTTGGCTACTCTAGCCAAATAGTGGTTGCAATTACGCAAATCAAATAAAGCAATTGTGGCTAGTGAAAAGACTACTGATCTTATCTTTCATTATGTTTTTGACTTTTTCTTATGATAAAAAAAATCAGATTTTTTAACTTACTGGTAATTAAGCATGTGCCCATCACGTGACCTTAAAAATAACGAAAAAACAACACAATATAGAATAGAACTAGTTCAGTGACCCGTGAAAATACGGGTTTAGCATTATTAACATTTCATCAACTTTTATGGATAAGGAAATCTGTTGCCATTAACCACACTTATTTAAATTGATTAAAGAAATCCTACACAACTAAAAGTACTTGACATATCTTCAATTTCTCATCAAACATTATTCCATAAAGTATATGATAGAGTGGAAGTTGCGTGTAAAAATCCTTCTCTTATATGCGCAATGTATCTCATGCCTCGATTCAAAGCGTCTGCCTATTGTAGGTTGTAGTTGACCTAAAGCTGAAATATGATCATTAAGGAGAGTCAAAAGACTACATTGAAAACTTTATTAGAGAAACCTTGTTCAAATACACGAAGTTCAACATAACAGAATACATCAATGTTTTTGCAACTATTAAAAACAACAACATTCAGAACCCGATAAGAATTACAATCAAACACCATAGTCTCAAATTACTTAACAATAGCTGACAAAAGCAAAGCAATCTTGCAAGTTCATCACTTCTCAATCTTCAACCTTGTCTGGAAGTTCAAAAGAAATAATACGATCAACATGTTGAGTTGGTAACTTATCAGTAGATTTCAATTTCAAAAACAGACGGATGTGTGCGTGAGGAAGACCACGATTTTGAACTCCAATTGTGTAAACAACTGCAATGAAGATCAAAGTGtctaataattaaaattacaattaagaTATAAAAGAGTATATTTATTTAGTGAATATACACTCACTTAATATCAAAAAAGGGACCGGAGATACCTGATTCAACTTCGCCAAAAACTTGATTCTCTTTGAAGTCTTTAATCATATTATCTACCTTCATTTTAAATACTCTATATGTGATTTCATGTATGTCATCGTGTTTCAATTTCTTATTTTGTAAGAAACGGACCATTTCATGACCTTTTGGTTTGCATGTAACAGTTATGAACACATTCGGATCTCCAAAACGTCTATCTACTGTCATTGCATCCGAATAGTTTTCCATCATATATCAACCTGAAAACTTTAGTGAATGAGGAAGAGAGTATTATTCATTATCAATCTATGTATTCTAATAAACAGATATGTAATTTCTTTAAGAAGTTATTGACATATGAAATACCAAAAGTAACAAAATTGAAGACAAAACCTAAGTTCTCAGAGTAACTTAGTATATAGCCTTAATAAGATTTCACTATAGAGATTAGAGATTGATGTTTATTACACAATACTAAAGACATTAAATCTTTAAAGGGGAACAAAGTTAAAATTATAGATGGAAACAAAGTTTCAAATTCTAGATGATATCATCCCATGAAACAACTCTGAGTTTTGGAAGCAGTAGTACAACTAAGTTAAAAAACCATTACGGATTTGCAACAACCAAAATGTGTTACTGATACATACACACAAGTTTAATGTTCAAAGGTACTTTGTACAAACGTAAACATGGCAGATTTTATAATATATCATCCAAGATTTATGTTATTTGTTGAAGGCTTAGTATTCAAATTGACAGTGACCCTAACTGTAAGTGTAAGTAGCAATTCCTACCCACTGAATCATCAGCTTTCAACATATGTCAAGAAATAGCAACAAACATATAGCTCTTATAAGTGCTTTCAGTAAAAGAAGGATGAAAAAGTGACGAAACAATAACAAATATGGAGTAATACTTATTAGTTGGAGAAACAGATTAAAAAATAACATCTGAAGCATGGGTAAGTCTGCTATCTACATTGTGTTAAATCTTCAGATCTCTGCAAACTGATTTAAAAAATATTTCTTGCGATTCATGAACATGTAAAATTTCTGCATAAAACTAACACAGAAGATATGCATATTTCCAAATTTCATGCGTGAATTAGATAGATTAAAGATGTACAAACCTTTTAGAAGATGGAATTTGGAATATGTAATACTGGAGAGGAACTCTTGATTGAATGTAGATATACTTTTGAGAGATTTTCCAGTGATTTTTTTTGAAGACTAAGAATTATTTGTTAGGTTAGTAGCATTTATTAaattaattgataattgatatcaACAAACAAACCGTGTGAAAGGTTTAAATTTCCGATAAATTGTAGCAAAAAAAGTGGATGGCATTTATTAAAGGTTATTAATAGAATTAATTACCAATTACCAACTACATAGGAGACTAAAATGCATTTATTCATtgtaataataacttaaaataagttTTATTAGTAGCTAAAAAAACATgacgtttatatttatatatatatatatatatgatatgtacATGTATAGACTTTTGCGGATAACTTAAAATTGCAGATTGGCttcattaatttttaattttatttcttTTTTGAATAACCAAACATTCATATTAAAACCAAAATCTGGAAACCATGTACACATACTTTGAACTTCAAAGGATTAATGGTGATCAAGATACTAAAACAAAAAATATCCAACAAAACATAACTTAAAGTTTAAAAAAACAAAAACTTCATACAGTTTAAGAGACATTAtattattatagaaaattaaaatCAGGGCTtctcaatcttgatgaactccaaAAATCCTCATCAATGTCAATAATCTCACTTTTTCGCTTGAGAGTGGGAGTATAGCAATCAGACTGTCACCATCTAATCCAACTACTGAATCGCCATTAAAGGATACAAAACCCTTCAAACACATAACATGGAACCTATgttaatgtatatattatattatgtatatattaatattaataatacatactttCAAAATTGCACCTAAAGGGGCAGAAGTTGAGTTCTCGCTTCAAATCATCATAGCTATTCAAACCTACCTGGTGACAGTTAAACCAACAaaacatattattgttattaaaccaAATATAACAAAAAGGATGTTGATTATAAAGGTGAAAGATAACATACCTAGTGAAAAGTATTATTTATCATAACCTTTGAAGGACTTCTTTGTAGACTACATTGGTTGTAGTACTACCAACATTCATATCTTTATCACAAATGAGTACTTTTAATCCCTTCTTACTCTTTACTCTCGAAATAGCAACGTACAACTGACCATGAGTGAAGACCGGTCGGGGTAAAAATAAACCGACATAAGATAACGATTGACCTTGACTTTTATTAATGGTCATTGCAAAACACATTGAGATTGGAAACTGCTTTCTGATGATCTTGAATGGTAATGATTTATCAGTAGGACTCAATTTCATACGTGGGATCAAGGTTTGAAATCCAATATTTGTACCTGTTAATCATGCATAAATATAGTTGCCATTAAGATAAATAATGCTAATCGTGACTATTTAAAATGTTatagtttaataataacaacataaggAAGCTATAGTTTCAGTCCATAATCGAAAGTCATTAAGTTGGGCAGTACGTTTTCTACACCACCGATGGTCAACAACTTGTTTGAACAAACATTTTTTTTAGTTTAGACCACCCTACAGGTCAACAACAGCAGTAATTTTTTGGGAGTTAGCAAAAGTAATTATGTTGGGGTGTAACTTATACAACTACAAAGCACTAACCTACATGTCAGCAACAAATAGAGATCCCCAATCATAAGTATATAAAAAATAGATTCCACTATTTATGTTTGATTATAAATATTTGTACCTGTTATAACTCTGGCGGTTATCAACGATTTCTCGAGCTTAATAACTGTGAGTCTTGTACCATTACACAAACCATTTGGTTGATCGATGTTTCTTAATAACATGATTGGAACACCAACTTTCAAAACCAACTTGTGGTTAGGAATTCCTGAAAACTTAAGACTGTTTAAAAATTCAGGAGATTGCAAACCATTGTCGGCTGTAATGGAGTTGTCACTCTCATCAACACTATCACAACTCAAGTAAGTGATCTCCTCTCCCGGGACTAATTCTAACAAACGATCATTAATCTTATCAACATGTTCACGTGTCGGAGCAAGAATAGCTCTCTCCTGGAAGTAGGTATGTTGATACAAATTCTTTATCACGTCCGGGTATGTGGAATCAATGATACTCTTGATTGGATCATCACCTTCTTTAATTAAGAACTCGTCCGGTATCTTGATTTCAGCTTCACCATCATTAGGACCTCCAACAATACCATTTCCCACATCTAAGATCCATTTAGCAAATTCCTTCATCTCTGATATATCTTCAGTATTTGATCCGGATTGTAATCTCATGTTTACACTTAACTTGAGAACTTTAATGTGATCCCATAGATATGAAGAGTTCAATGATGCATTCACTATGTCTTGTCTACTTCCTTTTGGGACAACTGGTAGGATTTGTCTAAAATCTCCTCCAAAAACCACAACTTTACCTCCAAACACTTTTTGCTCACTCTCGAGTGTTTTTTGTCGCATAATATCTCGCATAGTCCTGTCAAGAGCTTCAAAACAGTGTTTGTGTATCATCGGCGCTTCATCCCAGATTATTAAAGAAGCTAACCTCAACAAATCTGCAAGTTGGCTGTTGACATTAATAGAACAAAATGAATCTTCCGTAATATTAATGGGAATCACAAATCGAGAATGCGCAGTTCTGCCACCACTTAGCAAAAGTGAGGCAATTCCACTTGAAGCAACATTTAAAACAATTTTTCCTTTAGATCTAATTGCTGTAGACAATGTTTTCCATAAAAAGGTCTTGCCAGTCCCACCATACCCGTAAAGAAAGAAAACACCTCCATCATCATGTTCAACAGCAGACACAATTACTTCATACACACCTTTATGCTCCGGATTCAAACTACTAAATAGATTGTCATGTTCTAATTTCAAAGCTTTACGATCATACCGAAGTTC
This genomic interval carries:
- the LOC139899758 gene encoding uncharacterized protein; translation: MEQEDIDNHTLYEIELLLRNQGSTLKFFPGMPYPSSEYVIDTTNRLIHDELRYDRKALKLEHDNLFSSLNPEHKGVYEVIVSAVEHDDGGVFFLYGYGGTGKTFLWKTLSTAIRSKGKIVLNVASSGIASLLLSGGRTAHSRFVIPINITEDSFCSINVNSQLADLLRLASLIIWDEAPMIHKHCFEALDRTMRDIMRQKTLESEQKVFGGKVVVFGGDFRQILPVVPKGSRQDIVNASLNSSYLWDHIKVLKLSVNMRLQSGSNTEDISEMKEFAKWILDVGNGIVGGPNDGEAEIKIPDEFLIKEGDDPIKSIIDSTYPDVIKNLYQHTYFQERAILAPTREHVDKINDRLLELVPGEEITYLSCDSVDESDNSITADNGLQSPEFLNSLKFSGIPNHKLVLKVGVPIMLLRNIDQPNGLCNGTRLTVIKLEKSLITARVITGTNIGFQTLIPRMKLSPTDKSLPFKIIRKQFPISMCFAMTINKSQGQSLSYVGLFLPRPVFTHGQLYVAISRVKSKKGLKVLICDKDMNVGSTTTNVVYKEGFVSFNGDSVVGLDGDSLIAILPLSSEKVRLLTLMRIFGVHQD